In a genomic window of Streptomyces pristinaespiralis:
- a CDS encoding serine/threonine-protein kinase, whose translation MARNIGSRYTAHQILGRGSAGTVWLGEGPEGPVAIKLLREDLASDQELVGRFVQERTALLGLDHPRVVGVRDLVVDGNDLALVMQLVRGTDLRTRLDRERRLAPEAAVAIIADVADGLAAAHAAGIVHRDVKPENILLDMEGPLGPAGSHPALLTDFGVAKLIDTPRRTKAQRPTGSGAPNPSGIIGTPDYIAPEIVEGLPPRAAVDIYALATVLYEVLAGFTPFGGGHPGAVLRRHVTETVVPLPGIPDELWQLIVQCLAKAPASRLRASEVAARLHDLLPTLKGIPPLDVDEPDAEPAAEPYEDAPPPAPGEPRRRGAVPLVPGAAPADSNRDTHTSMRVPAPDELAGGAHGTARAPRAPGQRRPGSARNRSTAVRRRRITLGVAALAVVAAVGIGGWLAVSDDDGQVPPPDFQQSAPSDP comes from the coding sequence TTGGCACGGAATATCGGCAGCCGGTACACGGCCCACCAGATCCTGGGGCGGGGCAGCGCCGGCACGGTGTGGCTCGGCGAAGGACCTGAGGGGCCTGTCGCCATCAAGCTTCTTCGCGAGGACCTCGCGTCCGACCAGGAGCTGGTCGGACGCTTCGTCCAGGAGCGCACCGCCCTGCTCGGGCTCGACCACCCCAGGGTCGTCGGCGTCCGCGACCTCGTCGTCGACGGCAACGACCTGGCGCTGGTCATGCAGCTCGTGCGCGGCACGGACCTGCGGACCCGTCTCGACCGTGAGCGCCGTCTCGCACCCGAGGCCGCCGTCGCGATCATCGCGGACGTCGCCGACGGCCTGGCGGCCGCCCACGCCGCGGGCATCGTGCACCGGGACGTCAAGCCGGAGAACATCCTGCTCGACATGGAGGGCCCGCTCGGCCCCGCCGGCTCGCACCCCGCGCTCCTCACCGACTTCGGCGTCGCCAAGCTGATCGACACCCCGCGCCGGACCAAGGCCCAGCGGCCCACCGGAAGCGGGGCGCCGAACCCCTCGGGCATCATCGGCACCCCCGACTACATCGCTCCCGAGATCGTCGAGGGCCTGCCGCCCCGCGCGGCGGTCGACATCTACGCCCTCGCCACGGTCCTCTACGAGGTACTGGCCGGCTTCACCCCCTTCGGCGGAGGCCACCCCGGCGCCGTGCTGCGCCGCCACGTCACAGAGACCGTGGTGCCCCTGCCCGGCATCCCCGACGAGCTGTGGCAGCTCATCGTCCAGTGCCTGGCCAAGGCGCCCGCCTCGCGGCTGCGCGCCTCCGAAGTGGCGGCCCGGCTGCACGACCTGCTCCCGACGCTGAAGGGGATCCCGCCCCTGGACGTCGACGAGCCCGACGCGGAGCCGGCCGCCGAGCCCTACGAGGACGCCCCGCCGCCCGCTCCGGGGGAGCCCCGCCGCCGCGGCGCCGTCCCGCTCGTCCCCGGCGCCGCCCCGGCCGATTCCAACCGCGACACCCACACCTCGATGCGCGTCCCCGCGCCGGACGAGCTCGCGGGCGGCGCCCACGGCACGGCGAGGGCGCCGCGCGCCCCCGGCCAGCGCCGGCCCGGGTCGGCCCGCAACAGGTCGACCGCGGTCCGCAGGCGCCGGATCACGCTCGGTGTCGCAGCCCTCGCCGTCGTCGCGGCGGTCGGCATCGGCGGCTGGCTGGCCGTGAGCGACGACGACGGCCAGGTGCCGCCCCCGGATTTCCAGCAGTCGGCCCCCTCGGACCCGTAG
- the prfB gene encoding peptide chain release factor 2 encodes MAVVDVSEELKSLSSTMGSIEAVLDLDRMRADIAVLEEQAAAPSLWDDPEAAQKITSKLSHLQAEVRKTEALRGRIDDLEILFELAEAEDDPDARAEAEAELESVRKALDEMEVRTLLSGEYDEREALVNIRAEAGGVDAADFAEQLQRMYLRWAERHNYGTEVYETSYAEEAGIKSTTFVVKAPYAYGTLSVEQGTHRLVRISPFDNQGRRQTSFAGVEVLPVVEKTDHIEIDESELRVDVYRASGPGGQGVNTTDSAVRLTHIPTGIVVSCQNERSQIQNKASAMNVLQAKLLERRRQEEQARMDALKGDGGNSWGNQMRSYVLHPYQMVKDLRTDFEVGNPQSVLDGEIDGFLEAGIRWRKQQDK; translated from the coding sequence GTGGCAGTCGTCGATGTATCCGAAGAGCTGAAGTCCCTTTCCTCGACCATGGGGTCGATCGAGGCCGTTCTGGACCTCGACAGGATGAGGGCAGACATCGCCGTGCTCGAGGAGCAGGCGGCGGCACCGTCCCTGTGGGACGACCCCGAGGCGGCGCAGAAGATCACCAGCAAGCTTTCCCACCTCCAGGCCGAGGTCCGCAAGACGGAGGCACTCCGCGGCCGGATCGACGACCTCGAGATCCTCTTCGAGCTCGCGGAGGCCGAGGACGACCCGGACGCCCGGGCCGAGGCCGAGGCCGAGCTCGAGTCGGTGCGCAAGGCGCTGGACGAGATGGAGGTCCGCACCCTCCTGTCCGGCGAGTACGACGAGCGCGAGGCGCTGGTCAACATCCGCGCCGAGGCCGGCGGCGTCGACGCGGCGGACTTCGCCGAGCAGCTCCAGCGCATGTACCTGCGCTGGGCCGAGCGGCACAACTACGGCACCGAGGTGTACGAGACGTCGTACGCGGAGGAGGCCGGCATCAAGTCGACCACCTTCGTCGTCAAGGCGCCCTACGCGTACGGCACGCTCTCCGTCGAGCAGGGCACGCACCGGCTGGTGCGCATCTCGCCCTTCGACAACCAGGGCCGCCGTCAGACGTCCTTCGCGGGCGTCGAGGTCCTGCCGGTCGTCGAGAAGACCGATCACATCGAGATCGACGAGTCCGAGCTGCGCGTGGACGTCTACCGCGCGTCGGGCCCCGGCGGCCAGGGCGTCAACACCACCGACTCCGCGGTGCGGCTGACGCACATCCCGACGGGCATCGTGGTGTCCTGCCAGAACGAGCGCTCGCAGATCCAGAACAAGGCGAGCGCGATGAACGTCCTCCAGGCGAAGCTGCTCGAGCGCCGCCGTCAGGAGGAGCAGGCCAGGATGGACGCCCTCAAGGGCGACGGCGGCAACTCCTGGGGCAACCAGATGCGTTCGTACGTGCTGCACCCGTACCAGATGGTCAAGGACCTGCGGACGGACTTCGAAGTGGGCAACCCGCAGTCGGTCCTTGACGGTGAGATCGACGGCTTCCTCGAAGCGGGAATTCGCTGGCGCAAGCAGCAGGACAAGTAG